Genomic DNA from Anaerolineae bacterium:
GTGGGAGTTAGTGTGGGGATCGGCATCAAGGTTGGCGATGGCGTGATTGTGGCGAGCGAGGAGATGAAGGAAAGGAGAAACGGCATACGCAGGGTGACTGAGACGTCCGAAGCGGGCTTAACCGATGTCTCGCTGGCTGCCGTGCAGGCGATGATAACCATTAGGATCAGAACTAGCACACATCCGATGCCCCCTAAAGCCAAATAGCCCGCTGAGCGCATGGGATCTCCTGAAGGTATGAATACGATGGCGATCAAAACGCCTTCTCGCTTCTTTATGAAGATTGGTGTTGCGAATTCTCTTGACAAAGAAGATAAAGAAAGGTATACTGCTGGCAGCCGGACGGGCTTTTCAAGTGCTCTCTTTTTTCACATTTTACCTTGTGCTCCTGAGGAGGCAAGTTCCTATGTACCGGGAGCGGATCGCTCAGGTCTACAATCAGCTGTCGCCGAGTTACCGGCGCATCGCTGATTTTCTGTTGAATAATTACCGGGAGGCCGCTTTTATGACAGCGGCTGAACTGGGGCAGGCGGTAGATGTGGATACGACGACGGTGGTGCGCTGTGCGCAGCGGTTGGGGTATAATGGTTATCCTGAATTGATTCGGGATGTGCAGATGCAGGTGAAAAGCGAATTGCAACGCACCTATGCGCCGTTGGAGGGAGACATTAGCACCACGGCCACCTGGCAGCGCTCGTTGCTCCGTGATCTCGAGAATCTGCAGCAGACCCTAGGGCTGTCCGGTGAGATCGTGGAGGCGCTGATTGAGGCGCTGAAGTCGGCCCGACGCATCCTGATCTTGGGAGCCGGATATAGCGGCTATCTGGGCGATGCCTTCGCCACGGCGCTTCGTCACTTAGGCGTTGCGGCGGATTACGTGCCGGCCGAGGTCATGAGCCAATCCTTCGCGTTGGTGCAGGCCGGACAGGGAGATGTGGCCATCGGTATCTCTACCTCACCTTATGCGGGTGAGGTATCCGTGGCGCTGCAATTGGCCAAGGAGCGAGGGGTCAAGACGGTGGGGATCTTCGGCTCTTACGCCAGCTCCATCGCCCGTGTGGCCGATTTGAAGATCTTCGCCCCGGCTGCCAGCGCTGGGCCGTATGCCTCTATGACCGCGATTGCCGCCGTGTTGACAGCGATCCTGCAGATCATCGCCCTCAGCAATCCGGACTCGTTCAGCCGGCTGGTGACTGAGTTTCAGCGTAACTACCATAGCCTCGTCTCCCACCGCGATCGCGAAGCGCCCGACTTTCGCGGCCTGCTTTCAGCACCGACTGATCTGGAGTCGGGCAAACTCGGTTGATAGGGAGCTCGATGATGTTACGCTATCAACTCCTGCATCCGGAGATCTTGGCAACCCTGGGCACGGCTGGACATGGCTCCAGGGTGTTGATCGCCGATGGGAATTACCCGTTTGCGACCGGTGCCCATCCTGCGGCCCGCCGAGTCTTCTTGAACCTGGCTCCGGGGCTAGTTAAGGTCACCGACGTACTGCGAGTGTTGGTGGATGCCATCCCTATCGAAGCAGCTCATGTGATGGTGCCAGATAGCGGACCTGAGCCATCCATTTTTGTCGAATTTCGGCAACTTCTGCCTGAAAATCTGCCTCTACAGGGTTTGGGACGCTTTCAGTTCTACGAGGCCGCTCGCGATCCGAACACCGCGCTGGTCATTGCGACGGGCGAGCAGCGCCTCTATGCCAATATCCTGCTCACCATCGGCGTCGTGCCGCCGTCGACAAGCTGATGTGCAGGTGATTCTCACGCCAAAAGTGCTTGAGGATTAAGGAGCCCATGAGTTTCCCCTGGCTTTTCACACTCAGAGGCGAGCAGACACGCTTACCGGCGTCGTTTTTGTTTACGTCCTTGAGGCGTGGCTGCAGCAGCTCGTGGCGGGCTGCTCGGAGCGGGTGAGGAGGCCGCAGTGCCGCCTGGTCCCGCTGTATCTTGCCGCATGTGACAGTGCTTGTACTTCTTGCCGCTTCCGCACCAGCACGGGTCATTTCGCCCCGGGGTGGGCCGACTACGCACAGGCTGCGAGGGCTGCGCGGTTCCATCGCCCCGATGGGCTACCATGCGGCCACGGAAGGCAGGTGTCGGTATAGCCTCTCGTCGAAGTTGCACATGGAAAATCTGATGGACGATATCGCTTCGGATCGCCGCGAGAAGCCCCTGGTACATCTCGTGGGCCTCCTTCTTGTATGCCACCAGGGGATCCACCTGGCCATAGGCCCGCAGGCCGATGCCCTCACGCAGGGCATCTAGGTCGGTCAAATGCCGAACCCAGCGGCTGTCCACGGCGTTTAGCATCACCAGACGCTCGATC
This window encodes:
- a CDS encoding RbsD/FucU family protein; this translates as MLRYQLLHPEILATLGTAGHGSRVLIADGNYPFATGAHPAARRVFLNLAPGLVKVTDVLRVLVDAIPIEAAHVMVPDSGPEPSIFVEFRQLLPENLPLQGLGRFQFYEAARDPNTALVIATGEQRLYANILLTIGVVPPSTS
- a CDS encoding MurR/RpiR family transcriptional regulator, yielding MYRERIAQVYNQLSPSYRRIADFLLNNYREAAFMTAAELGQAVDVDTTTVVRCAQRLGYNGYPELIRDVQMQVKSELQRTYAPLEGDISTTATWQRSLLRDLENLQQTLGLSGEIVEALIEALKSARRILILGAGYSGYLGDAFATALRHLGVAADYVPAEVMSQSFALVQAGQGDVAIGISTSPYAGEVSVALQLAKERGVKTVGIFGSYASSIARVADLKIFAPAASAGPYASMTAIAAVLTAILQIIALSNPDSFSRLVTEFQRNYHSLVSHRDREAPDFRGLLSAPTDLESGKLG